From the Deltaproteobacteria bacterium genome, one window contains:
- a CDS encoding periplasmic heavy metal sensor: protein MKRRGLTGIISMIVTIIWASTVWCAEPRDSDHASSSTASDTEARESEGMMSSMKGDKMKMHQMMGDMIDKRLEKRMDGIMAEMLQKKMSEKDGRLMHGGKRGIGEHALMEPFHRWMGCLMSRWEVLDLSPEQKGAMDDALTRHLMAAIRFRAEARALGISLKHALRKDPLDLQSIENLVRKLTDQEFALLMEGIRLYEEVLGILTSAQREKIEEIIGSPFPPPWKDMTPGPRFKDPGTGSPIPDAKMKKPEKGGSQAHRQ, encoded by the coding sequence ATGAAAAGAAGAGGTCTTACAGGCATTATCTCGATGATTGTTACCATCATATGGGCGTCCACAGTCTGGTGTGCTGAACCGCGGGATTCCGACCACGCCTCTTCATCCACTGCTTCTGATACTGAGGCCCGGGAGAGTGAGGGCATGATGTCGTCGATGAAGGGTGACAAAATGAAGATGCATCAGATGATGGGCGACATGATCGACAAGCGGTTGGAAAAAAGGATGGACGGCATAATGGCGGAAATGCTGCAGAAAAAAATGTCCGAAAAGGATGGAAGGCTCATGCACGGCGGGAAAAGGGGTATCGGTGAGCATGCGCTCATGGAGCCCTTTCATCGGTGGATGGGATGTCTGATGTCCAGGTGGGAGGTGTTGGATCTGTCACCCGAACAGAAGGGGGCTATGGATGATGCCCTTACCCGCCATCTTATGGCTGCCATCCGGTTCCGGGCCGAAGCGCGGGCCCTTGGGATAAGCCTGAAGCACGCTTTAAGAAAAGACCCCCTGGATCTCCAATCCATTGAGAATCTGGTGCGGAAGTTGACCGATCAGGAATTCGCGCTTCTGATGGAGGGAATCAGGCTCTATGAGGAGGTGCTCGGCATTTTGACCAGTGCCCAGCGGGAAAAGATCGAAGAGATCATCGGCAGTCCTTTTCCGCCTCCCTGGAAAGACATGACCCCGGGACCACGCTTCAAAGATCCCGGAACCGGATCTCCAATACCGGACGCGAAAATGAAGAAGCCGGAAAAGGGAGGTTCCCAGGCCCACCGTCAGTAA
- a CDS encoding universal stress protein, with amino-acid sequence MKVQKILWPTDLSGNAEKALPLVTGLSQQFQSEVHLLYVIEELAIHEPWYGVFDASHIEKIHEWERQKAEERLNWICNEYLESCPLYIKHIAIGDPADEILKLIREEGIDMVVMAKRGRKGTFAFGSVTEKVVKNAPVPVSVVPTEESA; translated from the coding sequence ATGAAAGTACAGAAGATCCTGTGGCCTACCGATTTATCCGGAAATGCCGAGAAAGCATTGCCCCTGGTGACCGGCCTGAGCCAGCAATTTCAAAGCGAGGTTCATCTCCTCTATGTCATTGAAGAACTCGCTATTCATGAACCCTGGTACGGGGTGTTTGACGCGTCTCATATCGAAAAGATCCACGAGTGGGAACGGCAAAAGGCTGAAGAAAGATTAAACTGGATCTGCAACGAGTACCTTGAAAGTTGCCCACTCTATATCAAACACATCGCCATTGGGGATCCGGCCGATGAGATATTGAAGTTGATCCGGGAAGAGGGCATCGATATGGTGGTGATGGCAAAACGGGGGCGGAAAGGGACGTTTGCCTTTGGAAGTGTCACAGAGAAGGTGGTAAAAAATGCACCCGTACCCGTAAGCGTTGTTCCGACAGAAGAAAGCGCATAA
- a CDS encoding thioredoxin domain-containing protein, whose protein sequence is MKVKHAVFLYLSLLGLGVFIPCPSHGAVEVTIHSTLNLEETPLDIVISTHGKYIFVLTDKGNVLVYGPDGKLSDVIPVDKSVDAIKAGPREEILVLVNSKEKTVQVVILDFVQEIDVTGSPFKGAADAPVTIALFTDFQCAYCAKISPLLDHVVGKNKDRVKLVFKNFPLRSHQFAREAAAAALAAGKQGKFWEYHDRLFQNYDRLNHQVIQEQAQQLGLDMPKFEKDMNDPQILQMINRDMQDGAKAGVRGTPTMFVNGLLLRNTSLEGFQTAIDKALEKRGKEND, encoded by the coding sequence ATGAAAGTGAAGCATGCTGTTTTCTTATACCTATCCTTATTAGGATTGGGGGTGTTCATCCCATGTCCAAGCCATGGCGCAGTGGAAGTGACCATCCACAGCACCTTGAACCTGGAAGAGACGCCGCTGGACATTGTAATATCAACCCACGGCAAATATATCTTTGTTCTCACAGACAAGGGAAACGTGCTGGTCTACGGCCCGGACGGAAAATTGAGTGACGTCATACCGGTTGACAAATCCGTAGACGCCATCAAGGCCGGTCCCAGGGAAGAAATCCTTGTTCTTGTGAACAGCAAGGAGAAAACCGTTCAAGTTGTGATTCTCGACTTTGTGCAGGAAATCGATGTGACCGGTTCGCCTTTCAAAGGGGCAGCGGATGCACCGGTAACCATCGCCCTTTTCACCGACTTCCAATGCGCCTACTGCGCGAAGATTTCACCTCTGCTCGATCACGTGGTGGGAAAAAACAAGGACCGGGTCAAACTGGTCTTCAAGAATTTCCCCCTGAGATCGCATCAGTTCGCCCGAGAAGCGGCTGCTGCAGCGCTCGCGGCCGGCAAGCAGGGAAAATTCTGGGAGTATCACGACCGTCTCTTTCAGAACTACGACCGGCTGAATCATCAGGTCATTCAGGAACAGGCCCAACAACTCGGGCTCGATATGCCGAAGTTTGAGAAAGACATGAATGACCCGCAAATCCTGCAGATGATCAACCGGGATATGCAGGATGGCGCAAAGGCCGGGGTGAGAGGGACTCCGACGATGTTCGTGAACGGGCTCCTCCTGCGGAATACCAGCCTGGAGGGATTTCAGACGGCCATAGACAAGGCACTGGAGAAAAGGGGCAAGGAAAACGACTAA
- a CDS encoding SHOCT domain-containing protein, whose translation MMGGWGMGWFGGIFMVILSALIIIGVVYLIKWLVDSSRTASKDTAGNASRALDILKERYARGEIDRKEFEEKKKDLLT comes from the coding sequence ATGATGGGGGGCTGGGGCATGGGTTGGTTCGGAGGCATTTTTATGGTGATACTTTCCGCTCTGATTATCATAGGAGTGGTGTATCTCATCAAGTGGCTGGTGGATAGCTCAAGAACCGCATCAAAAGATACGGCCGGAAACGCCTCCCGCGCACTGGATATTCTCAAGGAACGGTATGCCCGAGGAGAAATAGACAGGAAGGAATTTGAAGAAAAGAAAAAAGACCTGCTGACCTGA
- the cadA gene encoding cadmium-translocating P-type ATPase encodes MTEHQQTDKHGKQGSSRGPAQSENHKMHKRHNGTPHNDGKSSTGHDGHKDGDHHAHMVAEFRRRFWISLGVSLPILVLSPMIQSFLGFKEAVGFPGDVYVLWGLSSFVFFYGGWPFLKGLFDELGKNQPGMMTLIAVAIAVAYGYSSVVVFGLRGKVFFWELATLIDIMLLGHWIEMRSVMGASRALEELANLMPSDAHKVMPDGNIEDVPIRELEPGNKVLIKPGEKVPVDGEVVEGESSVNEAMLTGESKPVEKGVGARLIGGSINGEGSLTAEVRKTGKDSFLSQMIDLVEQAQQSKSRSQNLADRAALWLTIIALSSGAITLIIWLAVVHRDFAFSLERTVTVMVITCPHALGLAVPLVVAVSTALSAKNGLLIRNRAAFERGRNIQAIIFDKTGTLTKGEFGVTDTVSFPEDMDEEALLQYAAAVERHSEHPIAKGIAASVEQAQKVEDFTSIPGRGAQGKVDGKEVKVVSPGYLEENDIKMEDERIKKFHSQGKTVVFVIIDGDLRGAVALADIIREESKKAISRLKEMDIRCMMLTGDNELVAKWVADQIGLDEYFAEVLPKDKADKVKEIQSRGLVVAMTGDGVNDAPALAQADVGIAIGAGTDVAVQTADVILVRSNPLDAVAILDLSRATYRKMIQNLAWATGYNAIAIPLAAGVLYSYGVLLSPAVGAVLMSLSTVIVAINAKFLKIPEQTSLKAET; translated from the coding sequence ATGACAGAACATCAACAGACCGATAAACACGGAAAACAAGGTTCGTCCCGTGGGCCTGCACAATCTGAAAACCATAAAATGCACAAGCGCCATAACGGGACTCCCCACAATGACGGGAAATCGAGTACTGGTCATGACGGCCATAAGGACGGCGATCACCATGCCCACATGGTAGCCGAGTTCAGAAGACGGTTCTGGATTTCTCTGGGGGTTTCCCTCCCCATTTTGGTGTTGTCGCCCATGATTCAGTCCTTTTTGGGTTTCAAAGAGGCGGTTGGATTTCCGGGTGACGTCTATGTATTGTGGGGTCTTTCCTCGTTTGTCTTTTTTTACGGCGGCTGGCCGTTTCTCAAAGGCCTCTTTGATGAACTGGGAAAAAATCAGCCCGGAATGATGACCCTCATCGCCGTTGCCATTGCCGTTGCTTACGGCTACAGCAGCGTGGTGGTATTCGGCTTGAGGGGAAAGGTCTTTTTCTGGGAACTGGCCACCCTGATCGACATCATGCTTTTGGGCCACTGGATCGAGATGAGATCCGTCATGGGGGCTTCCCGCGCCCTGGAGGAACTCGCCAATCTCATGCCCTCCGACGCCCACAAGGTCATGCCGGATGGAAACATTGAGGATGTTCCCATCCGGGAACTGGAGCCCGGAAATAAGGTGCTCATAAAACCGGGAGAAAAGGTGCCGGTAGACGGGGAAGTGGTAGAGGGTGAAAGCTCGGTCAATGAGGCCATGCTTACCGGGGAATCCAAACCGGTGGAAAAGGGCGTGGGTGCCCGGCTCATTGGAGGGTCCATCAACGGGGAAGGCTCTCTGACTGCGGAAGTCAGGAAAACGGGGAAGGATTCATTTCTTTCCCAGATGATCGACCTGGTGGAGCAGGCGCAACAGAGTAAGTCCAGGAGCCAGAATCTGGCCGATCGCGCTGCCCTGTGGTTGACCATCATCGCATTGAGCAGTGGCGCCATCACCCTGATAATATGGCTGGCCGTGGTTCATCGGGATTTTGCCTTCTCCCTGGAGCGCACCGTTACCGTGATGGTCATCACCTGCCCCCATGCATTGGGACTGGCAGTTCCCCTGGTAGTGGCCGTTTCCACGGCCTTGTCGGCCAAAAACGGTCTTCTGATACGGAACCGGGCCGCATTTGAACGGGGGAGAAACATCCAGGCCATTATATTTGACAAGACCGGAACCCTGACCAAAGGGGAATTCGGGGTAACCGATACGGTCTCCTTCCCGGAAGACATGGATGAAGAGGCGCTGCTTCAATATGCCGCCGCCGTTGAGAGACACTCGGAACATCCCATTGCCAAAGGAATCGCAGCTTCGGTGGAGCAGGCTCAGAAGGTGGAAGACTTCACGTCCATTCCGGGAAGAGGTGCCCAGGGCAAGGTGGACGGAAAGGAGGTAAAGGTTGTCAGCCCCGGATATTTGGAAGAGAACGACATTAAAATGGAAGACGAAAGGATAAAGAAATTCCACTCCCAGGGAAAGACAGTGGTTTTTGTAATTATAGACGGGGATCTCAGAGGGGCCGTTGCGCTTGCGGATATCATCCGCGAGGAATCCAAGAAGGCCATCTCCAGGCTCAAGGAGATGGACATTCGATGTATGATGCTCACCGGAGATAATGAACTGGTGGCCAAGTGGGTCGCGGATCAAATCGGCCTGGATGAATATTTTGCTGAAGTTCTGCCCAAGGATAAAGCAGATAAGGTCAAGGAGATCCAGTCCAGGGGCCTGGTGGTGGCCATGACCGGCGACGGCGTCAACGATGCCCCGGCCTTGGCCCAGGCGGATGTGGGCATCGCCATCGGCGCCGGTACGGACGTGGCCGTTCAGACCGCGGATGTTATTCTGGTGAGGAGCAATCCCCTGGATGCGGTGGCCATCTTGGATCTCTCCCGGGCGACCTATCGGAAGATGATCCAGAACCTGGCCTGGGCCACCGGGTACAATGCCATTGCCATCCCTCTTGCAGCAGGGGTGCTGTATTCCTACGGGGTTCTCCTGTCCCCGGCCGTGGGGGCCGTTCTGATGTCGCTCAGCACGGTGATTGTGGCCATTAATGCCAAATTCTTGAAAATTCCCGAACAGACATCGCTGAAGGCCGAGACATAG
- a CDS encoding NAD(P)/FAD-dependent oxidoreductase, with amino-acid sequence MEDSDFDVIILGSGPAGLQAAIHAARRKASVLVLGRVHKSSAFTAHIENYICIGGEAGGDLLKQASTKAAESGAALLEEDVMELARSDGEFSVRVESGRTFRARALILAMGVSRNKLGVRGEKELLGKGVSYCVDCDAGFYREADVAVVGCGSAAVSGALTLIFYAREVHLVCDELDVADYLNERLKESTITIHENVKVVEIEGNDTVSAILFDDGTKLNVSGVFIEQGAKGATTLLANLGVSLDTETLRYITTNKKQETNIPGIYAAGDICGPPWQVAKAVGEGCVAGLEAAPYARKLASGKTG; translated from the coding sequence ATGGAAGATTCCGACTTCGACGTCATCATATTGGGTTCGGGCCCGGCAGGACTTCAAGCGGCCATCCACGCGGCCCGCAGAAAAGCATCGGTATTGGTTCTGGGTCGTGTCCACAAGAGCAGCGCTTTCACCGCCCATATTGAGAATTACATCTGCATAGGAGGAGAAGCCGGAGGAGACCTGTTGAAACAGGCCAGTACCAAAGCCGCGGAATCCGGTGCCGCTCTTCTGGAGGAGGATGTGATGGAACTGGCCCGGTCGGACGGAGAGTTCTCAGTGCGGGTGGAAAGCGGCAGAACCTTCAGAGCCAGGGCCCTCATCCTTGCCATGGGCGTTTCCCGGAACAAGCTGGGTGTAAGAGGGGAAAAGGAGTTGCTGGGAAAGGGGGTCAGCTATTGCGTAGATTGCGATGCGGGATTCTACAGGGAAGCGGATGTTGCGGTGGTGGGCTGCGGGAGTGCAGCGGTGAGCGGGGCCCTGACCCTTATTTTCTATGCCCGTGAGGTGCACCTGGTATGCGATGAACTGGATGTGGCCGACTATCTGAATGAAAGATTGAAGGAAAGCACCATTACCATCCATGAAAATGTAAAAGTAGTGGAGATCGAGGGCAATGACACGGTAAGCGCAATCTTATTTGATGACGGGACCAAGCTCAATGTGAGCGGCGTGTTCATAGAACAGGGGGCCAAAGGGGCGACGACACTCCTGGCAAATTTGGGCGTGTCGCTGGACACTGAAACCCTGCGGTATATTACCACCAATAAGAAGCAGGAGACGAATATCCCCGGAATATATGCGGCCGGCGATATTTGCGGTCCGCCGTGGCAGGTGGCCAAGGCGGTGGGTGAAGGCTGTGTGGCCGGACTGGAAGCAGCGCCCTATGCCAGGAAGCTTGCGAGCGGAAAAACCGGATAA
- a CDS encoding transaldolase, with the protein MRPGNLKTRIFLDGGDPEESERLIRLMGFLDGQTTNPTLISKNPDARLRMDRGKGFAEEELLDFYCQVVQDIARRMPEGSISVEVYARPDTPADRMLDQARKMFSWIPNAQIKFPCSHEGLKAAQQAVAQGIRVNMTLCFSQEQAAAVYAATRGANRGDVYVSPFVGRLDDRDQNGMALVENILRMYRNGDGHVEVLGASVRSLDHLLYGIHLGCDIITAPYKILNEWGKNGLTLPGPDYRYAPAGLGPIPYEQIDLGQAWHLYEIDHELTTKGMEMFSEDWDQLII; encoded by the coding sequence GTGCGTCCCGGCAATCTTAAGACGAGGATATTTCTTGATGGCGGTGACCCGGAAGAAAGCGAGAGGTTGATACGTCTGATGGGTTTCTTGGATGGACAGACTACCAATCCTACACTGATCTCAAAGAACCCCGATGCCAGGCTGCGGATGGACCGGGGGAAGGGATTTGCAGAAGAAGAGCTTCTTGATTTCTATTGTCAAGTGGTTCAAGACATCGCCCGGAGGATGCCCGAAGGCTCCATATCGGTGGAAGTGTATGCAAGACCCGATACGCCCGCAGACCGCATGCTGGATCAGGCAAGGAAGATGTTTTCCTGGATTCCCAACGCACAGATCAAGTTTCCCTGCTCTCACGAGGGTCTCAAGGCAGCCCAACAGGCCGTGGCTCAGGGTATCCGGGTGAACATGACCCTCTGCTTCAGCCAGGAACAGGCCGCAGCAGTGTATGCGGCGACGCGGGGCGCAAATAGAGGCGATGTGTACGTTTCCCCGTTTGTGGGACGTCTGGATGATCGAGACCAAAACGGTATGGCCCTGGTGGAAAATATCCTTCGGATGTATCGAAACGGGGATGGACATGTGGAAGTGCTGGGTGCCAGCGTCCGGTCCCTGGACCACCTCCTTTACGGAATTCATCTGGGGTGTGACATTATCACGGCCCCTTACAAGATACTGAATGAATGGGGAAAAAACGGTCTGACCCTGCCAGGTCCGGACTACCGATATGCTCCGGCTGGATTGGGGCCTATTCCATATGAACAAATTGATCTGGGTCAGGCCTGGCACCTCTATGAGATCGATCACGAGCTCACCACCAAAGGGATGGAGATGTTCTCAGAGGATTGGGACCAACTGATTATCTGA
- a CDS encoding class II SORL domain-containing protein yields the protein MKRIEELYQSDDWKTEKHVPVIECPDSVRGDEMFEVKVTLGKEVAHPNTTEHHIRWIQLYFHGDGDKAPYQVGNFEFTAHGESVEGPDKGPVYTHHSVTSALKIKKPGTLIATSLCNIHGLWENVKEVKLM from the coding sequence ATGAAAAGGATAGAGGAATTGTATCAGAGTGATGATTGGAAAACCGAAAAACATGTCCCGGTGATCGAATGTCCGGATAGTGTCCGGGGGGACGAGATGTTTGAAGTCAAAGTTACACTGGGCAAGGAGGTTGCCCATCCCAATACCACGGAACATCATATCCGCTGGATACAGCTTTATTTTCACGGCGATGGGGATAAGGCTCCGTATCAGGTAGGGAACTTTGAGTTTACCGCCCATGGGGAATCGGTGGAGGGGCCGGATAAAGGTCCTGTCTATACCCATCATTCGGTGACATCGGCCTTGAAGATAAAGAAACCTGGAACGCTTATTGCCACCTCTCTGTGCAATATCCATGGGCTCTGGGAAAACGTAAAGGAAGTCAAGTTGATGTAA
- a CDS encoding Hsp20/alpha crystallin family protein translates to MERSLSSSRRPWWMTSYGREPMGDIWSDRLWPEVPRQWGEEYHPSMDLYEKDGKYHLTAELPGVQKDDISVTVEGDVVTLSGKKVSEKEEKGANYYFSESRQGSFSRSFRLPEKVDEAKVDARFKDGVLKLELPTKQTEKSRKIEIKV, encoded by the coding sequence ATGGAACGATCACTGAGCAGTTCAAGGAGACCCTGGTGGATGACGAGCTATGGCAGGGAGCCGATGGGAGACATATGGTCCGACCGGTTATGGCCGGAAGTGCCCAGACAATGGGGCGAAGAATATCACCCCAGCATGGATTTGTATGAAAAAGATGGCAAATACCATTTAACGGCGGAATTGCCGGGAGTCCAAAAAGACGATATCTCCGTCACGGTTGAAGGCGATGTGGTGACCCTCAGCGGCAAGAAGGTGTCTGAGAAGGAAGAGAAGGGCGCCAACTACTATTTCAGCGAATCAAGACAAGGTTCATTTTCCAGATCTTTTCGACTGCCGGAAAAGGTGGATGAAGCCAAGGTCGATGCGCGATTTAAAGATGGGGTCCTGAAACTGGAGCTGCCCACCAAGCAGACGGAGAAGAGTCGTAAAATCGAAATTAAGGTATAG
- a CDS encoding FAD-dependent oxidoreductase produces MTKQTQTEKDTQNVLEEQAHTQLIEVFRKMPHEVPLVLFTQRSRNDIFGDAVRHLIRSIREITPKISLLEFDLKHKLAKKYAITHAPTLLFDPEHYRVRWLGAPVGEEARTFIEALIMMGYRDTMLTEDSRQVLEKIDTPRDMKIFVSSSCPYCPQQAVNGLKAAIEKPGLISLEIIDIQVNPELADQYAAFSVPQVFANDILIAPGTQPEELFMLSLQRLEQQTVFIPESDAEEVQTEVVIVGGGPAGLTAGIYTARSGLQSVIIEREALGGQVATTPIIENYPGFNQVGGKTLVDIMVNHALEYVNIFPNEEVVDIRPGDPMEVLTTRRRFTAKALLLATGAVHRHLNVTGESRLSGRGVSYCSTCDGPLFKGKKAIILGGGNSAVTEALNLHHIGVDVTLIHRRGTLRAQEHLVKSLYADNIPVIFDTEVKEIRGKAKVREVVLFNTLTRKTEIMPVDGVFVAIGYEPAVELAKKIGVELTPEGYIKHDERHRTSIPGIYAAGDVEGGYKQIVTAAGQGSEAAIAIFEDLTNPYWKRKAAVDG; encoded by the coding sequence ATGACAAAACAGACACAGACAGAAAAAGACACGCAGAATGTCCTAGAGGAACAGGCCCATACCCAACTCATCGAGGTTTTCAGAAAAATGCCGCACGAAGTGCCCTTGGTCCTGTTTACACAGAGATCTCGTAACGACATTTTCGGTGACGCGGTAAGACACCTGATCCGCTCGATCCGGGAAATTACCCCCAAGATCAGCCTGCTGGAATTCGACCTGAAACATAAGCTGGCCAAAAAGTACGCTATCACACATGCTCCGACCCTTCTCTTTGATCCGGAGCATTATCGGGTGCGATGGCTGGGGGCGCCTGTTGGTGAGGAGGCGAGGACCTTCATAGAGGCCCTCATCATGATGGGCTATCGGGATACCATGCTTACAGAGGACTCCCGGCAGGTGCTGGAAAAGATTGATACGCCCAGGGATATGAAGATTTTTGTGAGTTCTTCCTGCCCTTACTGCCCCCAGCAGGCGGTCAATGGTTTAAAAGCGGCAATTGAGAAGCCCGGCCTGATCTCTCTTGAAATTATCGACATCCAGGTAAACCCGGAATTGGCGGATCAGTATGCGGCATTCAGTGTACCGCAGGTTTTCGCAAACGACATCTTGATCGCCCCGGGGACGCAGCCCGAAGAGCTCTTTATGCTGTCGCTCCAAAGGTTGGAGCAACAGACTGTTTTCATTCCAGAGAGCGATGCCGAAGAGGTTCAAACTGAAGTCGTGATTGTGGGCGGCGGTCCGGCAGGGTTAACCGCAGGAATCTATACGGCCCGAAGCGGTCTTCAATCAGTGATTATCGAGCGGGAAGCCCTGGGCGGTCAGGTGGCCACCACGCCGATAATCGAGAATTATCCGGGATTCAACCAGGTGGGCGGGAAAACACTGGTGGATATCATGGTCAACCACGCCCTCGAGTATGTGAATATCTTTCCTAACGAAGAGGTGGTGGATATCCGTCCCGGAGATCCGATGGAGGTCCTCACCACCCGAAGGCGCTTTACCGCCAAGGCCCTGCTGCTTGCCACCGGCGCCGTCCACCGCCACCTGAACGTGACCGGAGAGTCAAGGCTCTCCGGACGGGGGGTAAGCTATTGCAGTACCTGCGACGGCCCTCTATTTAAAGGAAAGAAGGCGATCATCCTCGGCGGGGGCAATAGCGCGGTAACCGAGGCGTTGAACCTCCATCACATCGGTGTAGATGTGACATTGATTCATCGACGAGGCACCTTGCGGGCGCAAGAACACCTCGTCAAGAGTCTCTATGCGGATAACATCCCGGTAATTTTCGATACTGAAGTGAAGGAGATCCGGGGAAAGGCCAAGGTTCGGGAGGTGGTACTCTTCAATACCCTTACCCGGAAGACGGAGATCATGCCCGTGGATGGGGTCTTTGTTGCTATCGGGTACGAACCAGCCGTGGAACTCGCAAAAAAAATCGGCGTTGAGCTGACGCCCGAGGGCTATATCAAACATGATGAGAGACACCGCACCAGTATCCCCGGCATTTACGCGGCCGGCGATGTTGAAGGCGGTTACAAACAGATCGTCACTGCGGCCGGACAGGGATCAGAGGCGGCCATCGCCATTTTTGAAGACCTGACGAATCCCTACTGGAAGCGAAAGGCCGCAGTGGATGGATAG
- a CDS encoding L-lactate dehydrogenase: protein MKIGIVGSGFVGSTAAYALIVAGIGREIVLVDKDPKRAHAEANDLRHAVPFAHPLTVHDGGYEDLQDSRVVIVAAGVSQKPGESRLDLLKRNAEVFRQVIPAVVTNAPEAIIVVATNPLDIMTYLAAYFASENGVPASRVLGSGTMLDTARFRSLLGRHVGVDAHHIHGYVIGEHGDSEVLTWSLVTVGSMHLDEFCRQQGLRVDDEIRGRITDDVRNAAYTIIEGKGATYYGVGSALAKIADVILHDQRSLLTVSTPCAGSEGISDVSISLPRVVGGQGVLYTLNPPLDNRETDALRHSTGIIREAIASLQDFL from the coding sequence ATGAAGATCGGCATCGTGGGAAGTGGATTTGTGGGATCGACCGCGGCATATGCCTTGATTGTTGCAGGCATTGGAAGGGAGATTGTCCTGGTGGACAAGGACCCCAAGCGGGCCCATGCAGAGGCCAATGACCTTCGTCATGCCGTGCCCTTTGCTCACCCCTTGACGGTGCACGACGGAGGGTACGAGGATCTTCAGGACAGCCGGGTGGTCATTGTGGCGGCCGGTGTTTCCCAAAAGCCTGGAGAGAGTCGTCTCGACCTTCTCAAAAGAAATGCGGAGGTGTTCCGGCAGGTGATTCCTGCAGTGGTGACAAACGCACCCGAGGCAATCATCGTTGTTGCCACCAATCCGCTGGACATTATGACCTATTTGGCCGCTTACTTCGCCTCTGAAAATGGCGTGCCGGCCAGCCGGGTACTCGGTTCGGGGACGATGTTGGATACGGCCCGGTTCCGGTCCCTCCTTGGGAGACATGTAGGGGTGGATGCCCATCACATCCACGGCTATGTCATCGGCGAGCACGGAGATTCTGAGGTGCTTACCTGGTCCCTGGTGACGGTGGGTTCCATGCATCTGGATGAGTTCTGCCGGCAGCAAGGCCTGCGAGTCGACGACGAAATAAGGGGAAGAATCACTGATGATGTGCGAAACGCCGCCTACACCATCATCGAGGGGAAAGGCGCGACCTACTATGGTGTGGGAAGCGCCCTGGCAAAAATTGCAGACGTGATCCTTCACGATCAGCGATCCCTATTGACCGTCTCCACGCCCTGCGCCGGATCAGAAGGAATTTCCGATGTCTCCATCTCTCTCCCTCGGGTGGTAGGCGGCCAAGGCGTCCTGTATACGCTGAATCCTCCACTGGACAATCGGGAAACCGATGCGCTCAGGCACAGCACCGGGATTATTCGGGAGGCGATCGCATCACTTCAGGACTTCCTGTAA
- a CDS encoding SDR family oxidoreductase — MPSILITGSNRGLGLEWARQYAREGWRVFATCRHPSEAKSLGELAETYAGLSIHRLDVTVVEDIRGLFWELEKEPVDILLGNAGVYLDKNIAEFGSLCYHDWIRTLEINTMGTIRVAELFIENIARSQRRLIVAVSSHMGSIADIQDPGSYYYRSSKAALNAAMQGLAVKLKPRGIGVLLLHPGGVKTRMGPPFGISAEESVTGMRRIVEGFRLEEGTGRFVKYDLTPMPW, encoded by the coding sequence ATGCCAAGCATCCTGATCACCGGAAGCAACCGGGGCCTGGGCCTGGAATGGGCCCGTCAGTACGCACGGGAAGGCTGGCGCGTGTTCGCCACCTGCCGGCATCCCAGCGAGGCAAAGTCCCTCGGCGAACTGGCGGAAACATATGCCGGCCTCAGCATTCACCGTCTGGATGTCACGGTGGTGGAAGACATCCGGGGGCTTTTCTGGGAACTGGAGAAAGAACCGGTGGACATCCTGCTGGGAAATGCAGGCGTCTACCTGGATAAAAATATCGCTGAATTCGGATCGCTCTGCTATCACGACTGGATACGCACCCTGGAAATCAATACCATGGGGACCATCCGGGTGGCTGAGCTTTTCATAGAAAACATCGCCCGAAGCCAGAGACGCCTCATTGTGGCCGTGAGCAGTCATATGGGGAGCATCGCCGATATCCAGGATCCGGGGAGCTACTACTACCGCTCCAGCAAAGCGGCGCTCAACGCTGCCATGCAGGGGCTCGCCGTCAAATTGAAACCCCGGGGCATCGGCGTGCTCCTGCTCCATCCCGGCGGGGTAAAGACCCGGATGGGTCCTCCCTTCGGTATATCGGCCGAAGAAAGCGTAACCGGGATGCGCCGCATTGTAGAGGGATTCCGTTTGGAAGAGGGCACCGGCCGGTTTGTCAAGTATGACCTGACCCCCATGCCCTGGTGA